GAACCATTCACGCATGTTATTCAGAACATCCTCATCCTTGCCCTTTTCCTCAACGCGAATAAGCGCAGAGGTCACGCGCACGCCGGGTGCCTCTTGCAGCCAGTCATGCGGGAACACCTCAAAGGCAGCAGGGTCAAATGGGCGATCCGTCAGGCCTTCGGAAAAGATCGTATAAGTGACGAACTCAGTATGTTGCTCCCACTTTATATTATGCTTGCCGATGGTGCCGGAATAATGCGTGGCCCCCGGTTGCGGATGTGGCGCGCCATAGCGGTCCAGCAGAGCGATCAAATGCGCCAGATCCCCATCGCGATCCCGCCCTGCGGCTTGATCTTCTTTCTTGATCGCCAGGAACGCAACGGTCGCCGGAGCGTTGAAAGACGGGAACGGGCGCGCATGCAGCTCGTTGGCGAGCTTAAATCGCAGGGGGTGATCAGTGATTGGGGTCATGCGCGGTCTCCGTTTGAACGCAACATGGCTGAAATGCCCCAAAAGGTCAATATTTTGTTTTAATTCAATAGCTTACCAGAATGCAATGGTATACACATGCCCCGCAGCCGGAAACTTTCAAAGTTTCCGGAATCGATTTCTTTGAAAGAAATCGGTCACTTGCAGCAAAAAGGGCGCCCCGTTGGACGCCCTTTTCTAAGTTATCTTTGATCGCTTACTGGATCATAGTCAGCAGCGTGTCGAGGGACGCTTTCGCGTCGCCATAGAACATGCGTGTGTTTTCCTTGTAGAACAGCGGGTTTTCGATACCGGAATACCCGGTGCCCTGACCACGCTTGGAGACAAACACCTGCTTGGCTTTCCAGCATTCCAGAACCGGCATGCCTGCGATTGGCGAGTTTGGATCCTCTTGCGCCGCTGGGTTCACGATGTCGTTGGAACCAATGACAATCGCCACGTCGGTCTCTGGGAAATCATCATTGATCTCGTCCATCTCCATCACGATGTCATAAGGAACCTTCGCTTCGGCTAAGAGCACGTTCATGTGGCCCGGCAGACGCCCCGCAACAGGGTGGATCGCAAAGCGCACCTCTTTGCCCTTAGCACGCAGTCGACGGGTCAGCTCCGCCACGTTCTGCTGAGCTTGCGCCACCGCCATGCCGTAGCCCGGGATGATAATCACAGAGTCTGCTTCATCCAGCGCGGTCGCCACGCCTTCGGCGTCTATCGCGATCTGCTCGCCTTCGACTTCCATCGCAGGACCGGCCGCGCCACCAAAGCCGCCGAGGATCACGCTCACGAAAGAACGGTTCATCGCCTTACACATGATATAGCTGAGGATCGCACCAGAGGAGCCCACCAGCGCGCCCACAACGATCAGAAGGTCGTTGCCAAGGGAGAAGCCAATCGCTGCGGCTGCCCAACCAGAGTAGCTGTTCAGCATAGACACAACGACCGGCATATCCGCGCCACCGATGCCCATGATCAGGTGATAGCCGATAAACAGCGCCATCAGGGTCAGGATATAAAGCGGCAGAACGTTGCCGGAGTTCAGATACATGATCAGCGCGATCACAGAGATCGCCGCCGCCGCTGCATTTAGGATATGACCACCGGGCAGTTTTGTTGCAGCAGAGGTCACACGACCAGAGAGCTTACCATAGGCAATCACCGAGCCCGTAAAGGTCACAGCACCGATCCAGATCCCCAAGGCTGCTTCGACCCGCAGGATATTGATCTCGACCGCGTCTTTCTTGGCCAGCAGCGCGGCAAACCCCTCAAGGGATTTCTTTTCAGCCGCATCCATGCCCATGACATTGATCAGCTCGAAATGCGCGTTAAAGCCCACAAAGACTGCCGCCAGACCGACCAGCGCGTGCATACCCGCCACCAGTTCTGGCATCTGGGTCATCTCGACCTTGGACGCCAGCTGATAGCCAATCAGACCACCCGCCGCGATCAGAACGACCGACAGCCACCAAAGGCCTGCGCCCGGGCCGATCAGTGTTGCGAAGACCGCCAGCGCCATGCCGACAATGCCATACCATACCGCGCGTTTCGCGCTTTCTTGTCCGCTCAGACCACCCAAGGACAGGATGAAGAGAACGGCTGCGACCACGTAAGCCGCTGTAGTGAAACCGAATTCCATTGATCTCTACTCCTTAGGATTTCTGGAACATGGCGAGCATGCGCCGTGTCACGAGGAAGCCGCCAAAGATGTTGATCCCGGCCATAAAGACCGAAGCGGCGGCAAGGATGATCACCAACCCCGAGCTTGAGCCGATTTGCATCAGCGCACCCAGAATGATGATCGAAGAGATCGCGTTGGTCACAGCCATCAGAGGCGTGTGCAGGGAATGCGAG
This is a stretch of genomic DNA from Cognatishimia activa. It encodes these proteins:
- a CDS encoding NAD(P)(+) transhydrogenase (Re/Si-specific) subunit beta yields the protein MEFGFTTAAYVVAAVLFILSLGGLSGQESAKRAVWYGIVGMALAVFATLIGPGAGLWWLSVVLIAAGGLIGYQLASKVEMTQMPELVAGMHALVGLAAVFVGFNAHFELINVMGMDAAEKKSLEGFAALLAKKDAVEINILRVEAALGIWIGAVTFTGSVIAYGKLSGRVTSAATKLPGGHILNAAAAAISVIALIMYLNSGNVLPLYILTLMALFIGYHLIMGIGGADMPVVVSMLNSYSGWAAAAIGFSLGNDLLIVVGALVGSSGAILSYIMCKAMNRSFVSVILGGFGGAAGPAMEVEGEQIAIDAEGVATALDEADSVIIIPGYGMAVAQAQQNVAELTRRLRAKGKEVRFAIHPVAGRLPGHMNVLLAEAKVPYDIVMEMDEINDDFPETDVAIVIGSNDIVNPAAQEDPNSPIAGMPVLECWKAKQVFVSKRGQGTGYSGIENPLFYKENTRMFYGDAKASLDTLLTMIQ